The DNA region TCGCGCTGGCAGCGGGGTTTAGTCCGCGGCTTCGAGGAACGCCGGTCTCGCGCCGATCGAACGCGGCTTTCGCCGCGCGTGAGGTGGATGTCGCGCTGCGCGAGCTGCTGGGCGTGACGCGGGCCGATCTTATCCGAACCGACAAGCTCAGACTAAACATCCCCGCCGTGGCAGAAAACGGCGCGATCGTACCGCTGACGGTGACGTCCGATCTGGATCGTGTAGAGCTGATCGCGATACTCGCGGTCGATAATCCCCATCCGTTGACTTCCAGCTATGCGCTTCCGGCGGGCACGTTGCCG from Gammaproteobacteria bacterium includes:
- a CDS encoding thiosulfate oxidation carrier protein SoxY: MNGTRRRWLQGALALAAGFSPRLRGTPVSRRSNAAFAAREVDVALRELLGVTRADLIRTDKLRLNIPAVAENGAIVPLTVTSDLDRVELIAILAVDNPHPLTSSYALPAGTLPYVSTRIKMRATADVLAMAKCGNRVYYTAQGVEVGVGGCN